Proteins encoded by one window of Glycine soja cultivar W05 chromosome 15, ASM419377v2, whole genome shotgun sequence:
- the LOC114387181 gene encoding uncharacterized protein LOC114387181 isoform X3, whose amino-acid sequence MSGKGGGSHNNGGGKALSATIPASSRKMVQSLKEIVSNFPDHEIYATLKDCNMDPNEAVSRLLSQDPFHEVKSKREKKKEIKDPTDSRSRGSGTNNTSSRGGGRAGTDRYGGRGGANQFGSSDYGLQGKPVYKKENGAPTFGGSTSSAPSVLGNNTNTRLPSYSDSVVTEKTYAFGIGDGPSSSSQRAGLQSAWTGNTGQVSMADIVKMGRPQARPSMHNSSIQSCNHQNVFMPPAASDNNLHSLQGYASKVSETNTNQGHVISDNVPQNDEWPCIENQHDVIVYADVDAHANSEYYANSSSFAEADWQQKTHLDEHVAEDGSVENADNVESASISAKSTSEDNTGAEDDVSSVAANIEQLNIQRDDQGTEQEHENPSVVIPNHLLLHTPECMNLSFGSFGSGNPLSGSGSFTSRPLKSSLEDTSGATDVSTIENSDTRNPDYYGDEHLSTTATTTSDGNLVQGTGVSAGTYEHTSISQQEALKPDPPEIAQENQYSFTSQSHGFNYENAQQPEVTFPLSQTSSQMQNLAPFSGVMQVHTNSLPSALLSLPVQTAREDIPYLPFPATQSMPTKYSNIGSSTITVSEALRASGITTPQPNAQTLSGAGVATGPALPQHLAVHPYSQPTLPLGHFANMISYPFLPQSYTYMPSAFQQTFAGNNTYPQSLAAVLPQYKNNVSASSLPQSAAIPPGYGFGSSTSIPGGNFSLNPPAAPTGTTIGYEDLINSQFKDNNHMMSLQQNENSPMWVQGPGSRTMSAVPPSNYYNLQGQNQQQPGGFRQRQQQQQQPSQHFGPLGYPNFYQSQTGISLEHQPQNPREASLGGPQSQPSKQSQQIWQNSY is encoded by the exons ATGAGTGGGAAGGGCGGTGGCAGCCACAACAATGGCGGCGGCAAGGCGCTGTCGGCGACGATTCCGGCGTCATCGCGGAAGATGGTTCAGAGCTTGAaggagattgtctccaatttccCCGATCACGAGATCTACGCCACGCTCAAAGACTGTAACATGGACCCTAACGAAGCTGTTAGTCGTCTCCTCTCACAAG ATCCTTTTCATGAGGTGAAGAGCAagcgagaaaagaaaaaagag ATTAAGGACCCTACAGATTCCAGGTCTCGTGGGAGTGGGACAAACAACACATCTAGTCGTGGTGGTGGTAGGGCTGGCACAGATCGTTATGGTGGACGTGGTGGTGCCAACCAATTCGGCAGCAGTG ATTATGGTCTGCAGGGGAAGCCTGTATACAAGAAGGAAAATGGGGCACCCACTTTTGGAGGGTCCACATCTTCTGCACCTAGTGTGCTGGGAAATAATACGAACACGAGACTGCCATCCTACAg TGATTCTGTGGTTACTGAAAAAACATATGCATTTGGCATCGGTGATGGACCATCTTCATCATCACAACGTGCTGGACTGCAATCTGCATGGACAGGGAATACAGGTCAAGTATCAATGGCCGACATTGTCAAGATGGGTAGGCCACAGGCCAGGCCATCCATGCATAACTCTTCCATCCAGAGTTGTAATCATCAGAATGTCTTCATGCCTCCAGCAGCTTCAGATAACAATTTGCATTCATTGCAAGGTtatgcttccaaagtttcagaAACAAATACTAATCAAGGCCATGTCATTAGCGACAATGTTCCACAGAATGATGAATGGCCTTGTATTGAGAACCAACATGATGTTATAGTATATGCAGATGTGGATGCCCATGCAAATTCTGAGTACTATGCAAACTCATCAAGCTTTGCTGAAGCTGATTGGCAGCAGAAAACTCACTTGGATGAACATGTAGCTGAAGATGGTTCTGTTGAGAATGCAGACAATGTTGAATCTGCTTCTATATCTGCTAAAAGTACGTCAGAGGATAACACAGGAG CTGAAGATGATGTTTCATCAGTGGCTGCAAACATAGAGCAGCTAAATATACAGAGAGATGATCAGGGGACAGAACAAGAACATGAGAATCCTTCTGTAGTAATTCCAAATCACCTACTACTCCATACTCCAGAATGCATGAATCTGAGCTTTGGAAGTTTTGGATCTGGAAACCCCCTTTCTGGATCTGGGTCATTTACATCTAGGCCTTTGAAAAGTAGCTTGGAGGATACATCTGGTGCAACAGATGTTTCAACAATTGAGAACTCAGACACTAG AAATCCTGACTATTACGGGGATGAGCATCTTTCTACTACTGCTACTACTACCTCAGATGGAAATTTAGTTCAAGGAACTGGTGTAAGTGCTGGGACCTATGAACATACTTCCATTTCACAACAAGAGGCTTTAAAACCGGACCCCCCTGAAATTGCTCAGGAAAATCAGTATTCATTTACATCCCAGTCTCATggatttaattatgaaaatgcCCAACAACCGGAGGTCACATTTCCTCTTTCACAGACCAGCTCACAGATGCAGAATCTTGCTCCCTTCTCTGGTGTAATG CAGGTGCATACAAATTCTTTGCCCAGTGCTCTGTTGTCATTGCCAGTTCAAACAGCAAGAGAAGATATTCCATACTTACCCTTCCCTGCAACACAATCGATGCCTACAAAATATAGTAACATTGGTAGTTCCACCATAACCGTGTCAGAG GCTCTAAGAGCTAGTGGCATTACTACACCTCAACCTAATGCACAAACCCTGTCTGGTGCAGGTGTTGCCACTGGACCTGCACTTCCTCAGCACCTTGCTGTGCATCCCTACTCCCAACCTACTCTTCCTCTGGGGCATTTTGCTAACATGATTAGCTATCCATTCTTGCCTCAGAGCTATACCTATATGCCATCAGCTTTTCAGCAGACTTTTGCTGGAAATAACACATATCCCCAATCTCTGGCAGCAGTGCTTCCAcagtataaaaataatgtttctgCCAGCAGTTTGCCTCAGTCTGCTGCTATTCCTCCTGGATATGGCTTTGGCAGTTCAACAAGCATTCCTGGAGGAAATTTTTCTCTGAATCCACCTGCTGCTCCTACTGGGACAACCATTGGATATGAGGATCTTATAAACTCCCAGTTTAAGGACAATAATCATATGATGTCACTACAGCAG AACGAGAATTCTCCCATGTGGGTTCAGGGCCCTGGCTCTCGAACAATGTCTGCAGTTCCTCCCAGCAACTATTATAATTTGCAGGGACAGAATCAACAACAACCAGGTGGATTTCGGCAAAGGCAGCAACAGCAGCAACAGCCTTCACAGCATTTTGGACCCCTTGGGTACCCTAATTTCTACCAATCTCAGACTGGCATTTCGCTGGAACATCAGCCACAAAATCCTCGGGAAGCATCCTTGGGTGGTCCGCAAAGCCAACCATCCAAGCAGTCCCAACAAATATGGCAAAACAGCTACTAA
- the LOC114387181 gene encoding uncharacterized protein LOC114387181 isoform X2 yields the protein MSGKGGGSHNNGGGKALSATIPASSRKMVQSLKEIVSNFPDHEIYATLKDCNMDPNEAVSRLLSQDPFHEVKSKREKKKEIKDPTDSRSRGSGTNNTSSRGGGRAGTDRYGGRGGANQFGSSDYGLQGKPVYKKENGAPTFGGSTSSAPSVLGNNTNTRLPSYSDSVVTEKTYAFGIGDGPSSSSQRAGLQSAWTGNTGQVSMADIVKMGRPQARPSMHNSSIQSCNHQNVFMPPAASDNNLHSLQGYASKVSETNTNQGHVISDNVPQNDEWPCIENQHDVIVYADVDAHANSEYYANSSSFAEADWQQKTHLDEHVAEDGSVENADNVESASISAKSTSEDNTGAEDDVSSVAANIEQLNIQRDDQGTEQEHENPSVVIPNHLLLHTPECMNLSFGSFGSGNPLSGSGSFTSRPLKSSLEDTSGATDVSTIENSDTRYLSCRNPDYYGDEHLSTTATTTSDGNLVQGTGVSAGTYEHTSISQQEALKPDPPEIAQENQYSFTSQSHGFNYENAQQPEVTFPLSQTSSQMQNLAPFSGVMVHTNSLPSALLSLPVQTAREDIPYLPFPATQSMPTKYSNIGSSTITVSEALRASGITTPQPNAQTLSGAGVATGPALPQHLAVHPYSQPTLPLGHFANMISYPFLPQSYTYMPSAFQQTFAGNNTYPQSLAAVLPQYKNNVSASSLPQSAAIPPGYGFGSSTSIPGGNFSLNPPAAPTGTTIGYEDLINSQFKDNNHMMSLQQNENSPMWVQGPGSRTMSAVPPSNYYNLQGQNQQQPGGFRQRQQQQQQPSQHFGPLGYPNFYQSQTGISLEHQPQNPREASLGGPQSQPSKQSQQIWQNSY from the exons ATGAGTGGGAAGGGCGGTGGCAGCCACAACAATGGCGGCGGCAAGGCGCTGTCGGCGACGATTCCGGCGTCATCGCGGAAGATGGTTCAGAGCTTGAaggagattgtctccaatttccCCGATCACGAGATCTACGCCACGCTCAAAGACTGTAACATGGACCCTAACGAAGCTGTTAGTCGTCTCCTCTCACAAG ATCCTTTTCATGAGGTGAAGAGCAagcgagaaaagaaaaaagag ATTAAGGACCCTACAGATTCCAGGTCTCGTGGGAGTGGGACAAACAACACATCTAGTCGTGGTGGTGGTAGGGCTGGCACAGATCGTTATGGTGGACGTGGTGGTGCCAACCAATTCGGCAGCAGTG ATTATGGTCTGCAGGGGAAGCCTGTATACAAGAAGGAAAATGGGGCACCCACTTTTGGAGGGTCCACATCTTCTGCACCTAGTGTGCTGGGAAATAATACGAACACGAGACTGCCATCCTACAg TGATTCTGTGGTTACTGAAAAAACATATGCATTTGGCATCGGTGATGGACCATCTTCATCATCACAACGTGCTGGACTGCAATCTGCATGGACAGGGAATACAGGTCAAGTATCAATGGCCGACATTGTCAAGATGGGTAGGCCACAGGCCAGGCCATCCATGCATAACTCTTCCATCCAGAGTTGTAATCATCAGAATGTCTTCATGCCTCCAGCAGCTTCAGATAACAATTTGCATTCATTGCAAGGTtatgcttccaaagtttcagaAACAAATACTAATCAAGGCCATGTCATTAGCGACAATGTTCCACAGAATGATGAATGGCCTTGTATTGAGAACCAACATGATGTTATAGTATATGCAGATGTGGATGCCCATGCAAATTCTGAGTACTATGCAAACTCATCAAGCTTTGCTGAAGCTGATTGGCAGCAGAAAACTCACTTGGATGAACATGTAGCTGAAGATGGTTCTGTTGAGAATGCAGACAATGTTGAATCTGCTTCTATATCTGCTAAAAGTACGTCAGAGGATAACACAGGAG CTGAAGATGATGTTTCATCAGTGGCTGCAAACATAGAGCAGCTAAATATACAGAGAGATGATCAGGGGACAGAACAAGAACATGAGAATCCTTCTGTAGTAATTCCAAATCACCTACTACTCCATACTCCAGAATGCATGAATCTGAGCTTTGGAAGTTTTGGATCTGGAAACCCCCTTTCTGGATCTGGGTCATTTACATCTAGGCCTTTGAAAAGTAGCTTGGAGGATACATCTGGTGCAACAGATGTTTCAACAATTGAGAACTCAGACACTAG ATATCTTTCTTGCAGAAATCCTGACTATTACGGGGATGAGCATCTTTCTACTACTGCTACTACTACCTCAGATGGAAATTTAGTTCAAGGAACTGGTGTAAGTGCTGGGACCTATGAACATACTTCCATTTCACAACAAGAGGCTTTAAAACCGGACCCCCCTGAAATTGCTCAGGAAAATCAGTATTCATTTACATCCCAGTCTCATggatttaattatgaaaatgcCCAACAACCGGAGGTCACATTTCCTCTTTCACAGACCAGCTCACAGATGCAGAATCTTGCTCCCTTCTCTGGTGTAATG GTGCATACAAATTCTTTGCCCAGTGCTCTGTTGTCATTGCCAGTTCAAACAGCAAGAGAAGATATTCCATACTTACCCTTCCCTGCAACACAATCGATGCCTACAAAATATAGTAACATTGGTAGTTCCACCATAACCGTGTCAGAG GCTCTAAGAGCTAGTGGCATTACTACACCTCAACCTAATGCACAAACCCTGTCTGGTGCAGGTGTTGCCACTGGACCTGCACTTCCTCAGCACCTTGCTGTGCATCCCTACTCCCAACCTACTCTTCCTCTGGGGCATTTTGCTAACATGATTAGCTATCCATTCTTGCCTCAGAGCTATACCTATATGCCATCAGCTTTTCAGCAGACTTTTGCTGGAAATAACACATATCCCCAATCTCTGGCAGCAGTGCTTCCAcagtataaaaataatgtttctgCCAGCAGTTTGCCTCAGTCTGCTGCTATTCCTCCTGGATATGGCTTTGGCAGTTCAACAAGCATTCCTGGAGGAAATTTTTCTCTGAATCCACCTGCTGCTCCTACTGGGACAACCATTGGATATGAGGATCTTATAAACTCCCAGTTTAAGGACAATAATCATATGATGTCACTACAGCAG AACGAGAATTCTCCCATGTGGGTTCAGGGCCCTGGCTCTCGAACAATGTCTGCAGTTCCTCCCAGCAACTATTATAATTTGCAGGGACAGAATCAACAACAACCAGGTGGATTTCGGCAAAGGCAGCAACAGCAGCAACAGCCTTCACAGCATTTTGGACCCCTTGGGTACCCTAATTTCTACCAATCTCAGACTGGCATTTCGCTGGAACATCAGCCACAAAATCCTCGGGAAGCATCCTTGGGTGGTCCGCAAAGCCAACCATCCAAGCAGTCCCAACAAATATGGCAAAACAGCTACTAA
- the LOC114387181 gene encoding uncharacterized protein LOC114387181 isoform X4 has protein sequence MSGKGGGSHNNGGGKALSATIPASSRKMVQSLKEIVSNFPDHEIYATLKDCNMDPNEAVSRLLSQDPFHEVKSKREKKKEIKDPTDSRSRGSGTNNTSSRGGGRAGTDRYGGRGGANQFGSSDYGLQGKPVYKKENGAPTFGGSTSSAPSVLGNNTNTRLPSYSDSVVTEKTYAFGIGDGPSSSSQRAGLQSAWTGNTGQVSMADIVKMGRPQARPSMHNSSIQSCNHQNVFMPPAASDNNLHSLQGYASKVSETNTNQGHVISDNVPQNDEWPCIENQHDVIVYADVDAHANSEYYANSSSFAEADWQQKTHLDEHVAEDGSVENADNVESASISAKSTSEDNTGAEDDVSSVAANIEQLNIQRDDQGTEQEHENPSVVIPNHLLLHTPECMNLSFGSFGSGNPLSGSGSFTSRPLKSSLEDTSGATDVSTIENSDTRNPDYYGDEHLSTTATTTSDGNLVQGTGVSAGTYEHTSISQQEALKPDPPEIAQENQYSFTSQSHGFNYENAQQPEVTFPLSQTSSQMQNLAPFSGVMVHTNSLPSALLSLPVQTAREDIPYLPFPATQSMPTKYSNIGSSTITVSEALRASGITTPQPNAQTLSGAGVATGPALPQHLAVHPYSQPTLPLGHFANMISYPFLPQSYTYMPSAFQQTFAGNNTYPQSLAAVLPQYKNNVSASSLPQSAAIPPGYGFGSSTSIPGGNFSLNPPAAPTGTTIGYEDLINSQFKDNNHMMSLQQNENSPMWVQGPGSRTMSAVPPSNYYNLQGQNQQQPGGFRQRQQQQQQPSQHFGPLGYPNFYQSQTGISLEHQPQNPREASLGGPQSQPSKQSQQIWQNSY, from the exons ATGAGTGGGAAGGGCGGTGGCAGCCACAACAATGGCGGCGGCAAGGCGCTGTCGGCGACGATTCCGGCGTCATCGCGGAAGATGGTTCAGAGCTTGAaggagattgtctccaatttccCCGATCACGAGATCTACGCCACGCTCAAAGACTGTAACATGGACCCTAACGAAGCTGTTAGTCGTCTCCTCTCACAAG ATCCTTTTCATGAGGTGAAGAGCAagcgagaaaagaaaaaagag ATTAAGGACCCTACAGATTCCAGGTCTCGTGGGAGTGGGACAAACAACACATCTAGTCGTGGTGGTGGTAGGGCTGGCACAGATCGTTATGGTGGACGTGGTGGTGCCAACCAATTCGGCAGCAGTG ATTATGGTCTGCAGGGGAAGCCTGTATACAAGAAGGAAAATGGGGCACCCACTTTTGGAGGGTCCACATCTTCTGCACCTAGTGTGCTGGGAAATAATACGAACACGAGACTGCCATCCTACAg TGATTCTGTGGTTACTGAAAAAACATATGCATTTGGCATCGGTGATGGACCATCTTCATCATCACAACGTGCTGGACTGCAATCTGCATGGACAGGGAATACAGGTCAAGTATCAATGGCCGACATTGTCAAGATGGGTAGGCCACAGGCCAGGCCATCCATGCATAACTCTTCCATCCAGAGTTGTAATCATCAGAATGTCTTCATGCCTCCAGCAGCTTCAGATAACAATTTGCATTCATTGCAAGGTtatgcttccaaagtttcagaAACAAATACTAATCAAGGCCATGTCATTAGCGACAATGTTCCACAGAATGATGAATGGCCTTGTATTGAGAACCAACATGATGTTATAGTATATGCAGATGTGGATGCCCATGCAAATTCTGAGTACTATGCAAACTCATCAAGCTTTGCTGAAGCTGATTGGCAGCAGAAAACTCACTTGGATGAACATGTAGCTGAAGATGGTTCTGTTGAGAATGCAGACAATGTTGAATCTGCTTCTATATCTGCTAAAAGTACGTCAGAGGATAACACAGGAG CTGAAGATGATGTTTCATCAGTGGCTGCAAACATAGAGCAGCTAAATATACAGAGAGATGATCAGGGGACAGAACAAGAACATGAGAATCCTTCTGTAGTAATTCCAAATCACCTACTACTCCATACTCCAGAATGCATGAATCTGAGCTTTGGAAGTTTTGGATCTGGAAACCCCCTTTCTGGATCTGGGTCATTTACATCTAGGCCTTTGAAAAGTAGCTTGGAGGATACATCTGGTGCAACAGATGTTTCAACAATTGAGAACTCAGACACTAG AAATCCTGACTATTACGGGGATGAGCATCTTTCTACTACTGCTACTACTACCTCAGATGGAAATTTAGTTCAAGGAACTGGTGTAAGTGCTGGGACCTATGAACATACTTCCATTTCACAACAAGAGGCTTTAAAACCGGACCCCCCTGAAATTGCTCAGGAAAATCAGTATTCATTTACATCCCAGTCTCATggatttaattatgaaaatgcCCAACAACCGGAGGTCACATTTCCTCTTTCACAGACCAGCTCACAGATGCAGAATCTTGCTCCCTTCTCTGGTGTAATG GTGCATACAAATTCTTTGCCCAGTGCTCTGTTGTCATTGCCAGTTCAAACAGCAAGAGAAGATATTCCATACTTACCCTTCCCTGCAACACAATCGATGCCTACAAAATATAGTAACATTGGTAGTTCCACCATAACCGTGTCAGAG GCTCTAAGAGCTAGTGGCATTACTACACCTCAACCTAATGCACAAACCCTGTCTGGTGCAGGTGTTGCCACTGGACCTGCACTTCCTCAGCACCTTGCTGTGCATCCCTACTCCCAACCTACTCTTCCTCTGGGGCATTTTGCTAACATGATTAGCTATCCATTCTTGCCTCAGAGCTATACCTATATGCCATCAGCTTTTCAGCAGACTTTTGCTGGAAATAACACATATCCCCAATCTCTGGCAGCAGTGCTTCCAcagtataaaaataatgtttctgCCAGCAGTTTGCCTCAGTCTGCTGCTATTCCTCCTGGATATGGCTTTGGCAGTTCAACAAGCATTCCTGGAGGAAATTTTTCTCTGAATCCACCTGCTGCTCCTACTGGGACAACCATTGGATATGAGGATCTTATAAACTCCCAGTTTAAGGACAATAATCATATGATGTCACTACAGCAG AACGAGAATTCTCCCATGTGGGTTCAGGGCCCTGGCTCTCGAACAATGTCTGCAGTTCCTCCCAGCAACTATTATAATTTGCAGGGACAGAATCAACAACAACCAGGTGGATTTCGGCAAAGGCAGCAACAGCAGCAACAGCCTTCACAGCATTTTGGACCCCTTGGGTACCCTAATTTCTACCAATCTCAGACTGGCATTTCGCTGGAACATCAGCCACAAAATCCTCGGGAAGCATCCTTGGGTGGTCCGCAAAGCCAACCATCCAAGCAGTCCCAACAAATATGGCAAAACAGCTACTAA
- the LOC114387181 gene encoding uncharacterized protein LOC114387181 isoform X5, which yields MSGKGGGSHNNGGGKALSATIPASSRKMVQSLKEIVSNFPDHEIYATLKDCNMDPNEAVSRLLSQDPFHEVKSKREKKKEIKDPTDSRSRGSGTNNTSSRGGGRAGTDRYGGRGGANQFGSSDYGLQGKPVYKKENGAPTFGGSTSSAPSVLGNNTNTRLPSYSDSVVTEKTYAFGIGDGPSSSSQRAGLQSAWTGNTGQVSMADIVKMGRPQARPSMHNSSIQSCNHQNVFMPPAASDNNLHSLQGYASKVSETNTNQGHVISDNVPQNDEWPCIENQHDVIVYADVDAHANSEYYANSSSFAEADWQQKTHLDEHVAEDGSVENADNVESASISAKTEDDVSSVAANIEQLNIQRDDQGTEQEHENPSVVIPNHLLLHTPECMNLSFGSFGSGNPLSGSGSFTSRPLKSSLEDTSGATDVSTIENSDTRYLSCRNPDYYGDEHLSTTATTTSDGNLVQGTGVSAGTYEHTSISQQEALKPDPPEIAQENQYSFTSQSHGFNYENAQQPEVTFPLSQTSSQMQNLAPFSGVMQVHTNSLPSALLSLPVQTAREDIPYLPFPATQSMPTKYSNIGSSTITVSEALRASGITTPQPNAQTLSGAGVATGPALPQHLAVHPYSQPTLPLGHFANMISYPFLPQSYTYMPSAFQQTFAGNNTYPQSLAAVLPQYKNNVSASSLPQSAAIPPGYGFGSSTSIPGGNFSLNPPAAPTGTTIGYEDLINSQFKDNNHMMSLQQNENSPMWVQGPGSRTMSAVPPSNYYNLQGQNQQQPGGFRQRQQQQQQPSQHFGPLGYPNFYQSQTGISLEHQPQNPREASLGGPQSQPSKQSQQIWQNSY from the exons ATGAGTGGGAAGGGCGGTGGCAGCCACAACAATGGCGGCGGCAAGGCGCTGTCGGCGACGATTCCGGCGTCATCGCGGAAGATGGTTCAGAGCTTGAaggagattgtctccaatttccCCGATCACGAGATCTACGCCACGCTCAAAGACTGTAACATGGACCCTAACGAAGCTGTTAGTCGTCTCCTCTCACAAG ATCCTTTTCATGAGGTGAAGAGCAagcgagaaaagaaaaaagag ATTAAGGACCCTACAGATTCCAGGTCTCGTGGGAGTGGGACAAACAACACATCTAGTCGTGGTGGTGGTAGGGCTGGCACAGATCGTTATGGTGGACGTGGTGGTGCCAACCAATTCGGCAGCAGTG ATTATGGTCTGCAGGGGAAGCCTGTATACAAGAAGGAAAATGGGGCACCCACTTTTGGAGGGTCCACATCTTCTGCACCTAGTGTGCTGGGAAATAATACGAACACGAGACTGCCATCCTACAg TGATTCTGTGGTTACTGAAAAAACATATGCATTTGGCATCGGTGATGGACCATCTTCATCATCACAACGTGCTGGACTGCAATCTGCATGGACAGGGAATACAGGTCAAGTATCAATGGCCGACATTGTCAAGATGGGTAGGCCACAGGCCAGGCCATCCATGCATAACTCTTCCATCCAGAGTTGTAATCATCAGAATGTCTTCATGCCTCCAGCAGCTTCAGATAACAATTTGCATTCATTGCAAGGTtatgcttccaaagtttcagaAACAAATACTAATCAAGGCCATGTCATTAGCGACAATGTTCCACAGAATGATGAATGGCCTTGTATTGAGAACCAACATGATGTTATAGTATATGCAGATGTGGATGCCCATGCAAATTCTGAGTACTATGCAAACTCATCAAGCTTTGCTGAAGCTGATTGGCAGCAGAAAACTCACTTGGATGAACATGTAGCTGAAGATGGTTCTGTTGAGAATGCAGACAATGTTGAATCTGCTTCTATATCTGCTAAAA CTGAAGATGATGTTTCATCAGTGGCTGCAAACATAGAGCAGCTAAATATACAGAGAGATGATCAGGGGACAGAACAAGAACATGAGAATCCTTCTGTAGTAATTCCAAATCACCTACTACTCCATACTCCAGAATGCATGAATCTGAGCTTTGGAAGTTTTGGATCTGGAAACCCCCTTTCTGGATCTGGGTCATTTACATCTAGGCCTTTGAAAAGTAGCTTGGAGGATACATCTGGTGCAACAGATGTTTCAACAATTGAGAACTCAGACACTAG ATATCTTTCTTGCAGAAATCCTGACTATTACGGGGATGAGCATCTTTCTACTACTGCTACTACTACCTCAGATGGAAATTTAGTTCAAGGAACTGGTGTAAGTGCTGGGACCTATGAACATACTTCCATTTCACAACAAGAGGCTTTAAAACCGGACCCCCCTGAAATTGCTCAGGAAAATCAGTATTCATTTACATCCCAGTCTCATggatttaattatgaaaatgcCCAACAACCGGAGGTCACATTTCCTCTTTCACAGACCAGCTCACAGATGCAGAATCTTGCTCCCTTCTCTGGTGTAATG CAGGTGCATACAAATTCTTTGCCCAGTGCTCTGTTGTCATTGCCAGTTCAAACAGCAAGAGAAGATATTCCATACTTACCCTTCCCTGCAACACAATCGATGCCTACAAAATATAGTAACATTGGTAGTTCCACCATAACCGTGTCAGAG GCTCTAAGAGCTAGTGGCATTACTACACCTCAACCTAATGCACAAACCCTGTCTGGTGCAGGTGTTGCCACTGGACCTGCACTTCCTCAGCACCTTGCTGTGCATCCCTACTCCCAACCTACTCTTCCTCTGGGGCATTTTGCTAACATGATTAGCTATCCATTCTTGCCTCAGAGCTATACCTATATGCCATCAGCTTTTCAGCAGACTTTTGCTGGAAATAACACATATCCCCAATCTCTGGCAGCAGTGCTTCCAcagtataaaaataatgtttctgCCAGCAGTTTGCCTCAGTCTGCTGCTATTCCTCCTGGATATGGCTTTGGCAGTTCAACAAGCATTCCTGGAGGAAATTTTTCTCTGAATCCACCTGCTGCTCCTACTGGGACAACCATTGGATATGAGGATCTTATAAACTCCCAGTTTAAGGACAATAATCATATGATGTCACTACAGCAG AACGAGAATTCTCCCATGTGGGTTCAGGGCCCTGGCTCTCGAACAATGTCTGCAGTTCCTCCCAGCAACTATTATAATTTGCAGGGACAGAATCAACAACAACCAGGTGGATTTCGGCAAAGGCAGCAACAGCAGCAACAGCCTTCACAGCATTTTGGACCCCTTGGGTACCCTAATTTCTACCAATCTCAGACTGGCATTTCGCTGGAACATCAGCCACAAAATCCTCGGGAAGCATCCTTGGGTGGTCCGCAAAGCCAACCATCCAAGCAGTCCCAACAAATATGGCAAAACAGCTACTAA